A genomic segment from Desulfovibrio legallii encodes:
- a CDS encoding class I SAM-dependent methyltransferase, with protein sequence MLWENFLSNKGNLIHKWKYYFPAYERHFHEYINKSIVFFEIGVSKGGSLDLWTRYFGPLATIVGIDIDPSCVKFDNRFHKVRIGDQSDKKFLQSLIEEFGRPDIVIDDGSHKMHDMRNSFLYLFPLLNNNGVYLVEDLHTCYWPDWGGGLKKPGTFIEFCKELLDILHAQHNGIQIPPTHCFESIFSMTFYDSLVFFEKKLKSKNVSMMSPAPK encoded by the coding sequence ATGCTTTGGGAAAACTTTCTTTCAAACAAAGGGAATCTTATTCACAAATGGAAATACTATTTCCCGGCTTATGAACGCCATTTCCACGAATACATCAATAAATCAATAGTATTTTTTGAAATTGGCGTGTCCAAAGGCGGATCGCTGGATTTGTGGACACGCTATTTCGGCCCCCTGGCGACCATTGTTGGCATTGACATTGACCCGAGCTGCGTTAAATTTGATAATAGATTCCATAAAGTACGTATAGGGGATCAGTCTGATAAAAAATTTTTACAGAGTCTTATTGAAGAATTTGGCAGACCGGATATAGTTATTGACGATGGCAGTCATAAAATGCACGATATGCGTAATTCTTTCTTGTATTTGTTTCCCTTGCTGAACAACAATGGTGTATATCTTGTTGAAGACTTGCATACCTGCTACTGGCCAGATTGGGGTGGGGGTCTAAAAAAACCAGGGACGTTTATAGAATTTTGTAAAGAACTGTTAGATATCCTCCACGCCCAGCACAACGGGATACAAATACCTCCAACACATTGCTTTGAAAGCATATTTTCTATGACGTTTTATGATTCCTTAGTTTTTTTTGAAAAAAAGTTAAAGTCAAAAAACGTTTCTATGATGTCTCCTGCCCCCAAATAA
- the nth gene encoding endonuclease III → MSTKNERRERAARTLAALQARYPAPHTHLDARNAWELLAATVLAAQCTDARVNTVTPELFRRWPDPAALAEAAPEELEEVIRPTGFYHSKAKNLLGAARRIRDHFGGAVPQTLAELVTLPGVARKTANVVLFGAFGINEGLAVDTHVKRICYRLGLTDATDPVEVERDLMALLPREEWGDFNHRMVWFGREVCAARKPLCGQCPLAAFCPRREPPRAGGKAGRARAGA, encoded by the coding sequence ATGAGTACAAAAAATGAGCGCAGGGAGCGGGCGGCGCGTACGCTTGCGGCCCTGCAGGCGCGCTACCCTGCGCCCCACACCCACCTGGACGCGCGCAACGCCTGGGAACTGCTGGCGGCCACGGTGCTGGCCGCCCAGTGTACGGACGCGCGGGTCAATACCGTGACCCCGGAGCTTTTCCGGCGCTGGCCGGACCCCGCCGCTCTGGCCGAGGCCGCGCCTGAGGAGCTGGAAGAAGTCATCCGGCCCACGGGCTTTTACCACAGCAAGGCCAAAAACCTGCTGGGCGCGGCGCGGCGGATCAGAGACCACTTCGGCGGCGCAGTGCCGCAGACCCTGGCCGAGCTGGTGACCTTGCCCGGCGTGGCGCGCAAGACGGCCAACGTGGTGCTGTTCGGGGCCTTCGGCATCAACGAGGGCCTGGCCGTGGACACGCACGTCAAGCGCATCTGCTATCGCCTGGGCCTTACGGACGCCACAGACCCCGTGGAGGTGGAGCGAGACCTTATGGCCCTGCTGCCGCGTGAGGAATGGGGGGATTTCAACCACCGTATGGTCTGGTTCGGCCGGGAGGTCTGCGCGGCGCGCAAGCCCCTGTGCGGCCAGTGTCCCCTGGCAGCTTTCTGCCCCCGGCGGGAGCCCCCGCGCGCGGGCGGCAAGGCAGGGCGCGCCCGCGCCGGGGCCTGA
- a CDS encoding C40 family peptidase: MNRNAVAKLARSAAAAGLSALLLSGCGLLGRNVDTGPTPEAARGVVRTAYAQMGKNYRSGGASPQKGFDCSGLIWWVYNKNGVKVPRITVDQARVGQPVPREQVRPGDIVVFRTGSSPRGLHTGIYAGGNSFIHSPRQGEKVRMENLDIPYWRSRLISVRRVVR; encoded by the coding sequence ATGAACAGAAACGCGGTTGCCAAACTGGCGCGCTCCGCTGCAGCGGCGGGGCTCAGTGCGCTGTTGCTAAGCGGCTGCGGTCTGCTGGGCCGGAATGTGGACACAGGCCCCACGCCAGAGGCCGCCAGGGGCGTCGTGCGCACCGCGTATGCCCAGATGGGCAAAAATTACCGCTCCGGCGGCGCGTCCCCGCAAAAAGGCTTTGACTGTTCCGGCCTTATCTGGTGGGTGTACAACAAAAACGGCGTCAAAGTGCCGCGCATCACTGTGGACCAGGCCAGGGTAGGGCAGCCCGTACCCCGCGAACAGGTGCGGCCTGGCGACATTGTGGTCTTCCGCACGGGCTCCAGCCCCCGCGGCCTGCACACGGGCATCTACGCCGGGGGCAATTCCTTCATCCACAGCCCCCGTCAGGGCGAAAAAGTGCGCATGGAAAACCTGGATATTCCCTACTGGCGCAGCAGGCTCATCTCCGTGCGGCGTGTAGTGCGCTGA
- a CDS encoding DMT family transporter produces MLPTLALMIFAGCMVALQAPINAALARTVGTLESSFISFTVGAVFLGLMSFALGKGQVLRLAETPAWQWVGGVLGACMVFSTVLAVPRIGALATGVAMILGNLFMATVIDHFGWFGLPSVPLDGRRALGLACMLAGLVLVMRR; encoded by the coding sequence ATGCTGCCCACCCTTGCCCTGATGATCTTTGCCGGCTGCATGGTGGCCCTGCAGGCCCCCATCAATGCGGCCCTGGCCCGCACCGTGGGCACGCTGGAAAGCAGCTTTATTTCCTTTACCGTGGGGGCCGTTTTTCTGGGCCTTATGAGTTTCGCTCTGGGCAAGGGGCAGGTGCTGCGCCTGGCGGAAACCCCCGCCTGGCAGTGGGTGGGCGGCGTGCTGGGGGCCTGTATGGTCTTCAGCACAGTGCTGGCCGTGCCGCGCATCGGCGCGCTGGCCACGGGCGTGGCCATGATCCTCGGCAATCTGTTTATGGCCACGGTCATTGACCACTTTGGCTGGTTCGGCCTTCCCTCTGTGCCGCTGGACGGGCGACGGGCTCTGGGCCTGGCGTGCATGCTGGCAGGGCTTGTGCTGGTCATGCGGCGCTGA
- a CDS encoding carbohydrate kinase family protein, translating to MSIYVSGSLAFDRIMTFPGNFQDHILMDKLHMINVSFMVDAMDERRGGCAGNIAYSLALLGEKPVIVSAAGRDFGPYAAALQQLGLPLEGIRREDDIFTALCYITTDLNSNQITGFYPGAMALPARYAFPDLDPDKDMAIVSPGNVEDMRRLPGFFREKGVPYIYDPGQQLPVLSGADLLAAIEGSFACITNDYELNMICKATGKSEDELVGRTLWLVTTLGADGAVVRGADGTETRIPAVPCDAVQDPTGAGDAHRAGLLKGLTHGLSMPEAARLGSVSASFALEKLGTQEHSYTPEQFRQRYEATFGPLPLASA from the coding sequence ATGTCCATCTACGTTTCCGGTTCGCTGGCTTTTGACCGCATTATGACCTTTCCCGGCAATTTTCAGGACCATATTCTCATGGACAAGCTGCACATGATCAATGTGAGCTTTATGGTGGACGCCATGGACGAACGGCGGGGCGGCTGCGCGGGCAACATAGCCTATTCCCTGGCCCTGCTGGGCGAAAAGCCGGTCATTGTTTCCGCCGCCGGCCGGGACTTCGGCCCTTATGCCGCAGCGCTGCAGCAGCTGGGCCTCCCCCTGGAGGGCATCCGCCGGGAGGACGACATCTTCACGGCCCTCTGCTACATTACTACAGACCTCAACAGCAACCAGATCACGGGCTTTTACCCTGGGGCCATGGCCCTGCCCGCCCGCTACGCCTTCCCCGATCTGGATCCGGACAAGGACATGGCCATCGTCTCCCCCGGCAATGTGGAGGACATGCGCCGCCTGCCCGGCTTTTTCCGGGAAAAAGGCGTGCCCTACATCTACGACCCGGGGCAGCAGCTGCCCGTGCTTTCGGGCGCGGACCTGCTGGCCGCCATTGAAGGCTCCTTTGCCTGCATCACCAACGACTATGAACTGAACATGATCTGCAAGGCCACGGGCAAGAGCGAGGACGAGCTGGTGGGGCGCACCCTCTGGCTGGTGACCACCCTGGGCGCGGACGGGGCCGTGGTGCGCGGCGCGGACGGCACGGAAACCCGCATTCCGGCCGTGCCCTGCGACGCCGTGCAGGACCCCACCGGCGCGGGCGACGCCCACCGCGCAGGCCTGCTCAAAGGGCTGACCCACGGCCTTTCCATGCCGGAGGCCGCCAGGCTCGGTTCCGTAAGCGCCAGCTTTGCGCTGGAAAAGCTGGGCACCCAGGAGCACAGCTACACGCCGGAGCAATTCCGCCAGCGCTATGAGGCGACGTTCGGGCCGCTGCCCCTTGCCAGCGCATAG
- a CDS encoding DsbA family protein, which translates to MQWLKSTALAAAVTAALLCGPTAEAAPLSDENLAQALEKIFQERPDLVMDVLRRNSESVLDIAQQGSNLRRKRSMEAQWAEDMKTPKSVRTADRPVLGPANAKVRIVAFSDFTCHFCQQASHTLDALLREYGKDVSLVFKNLPLDEKGPGAAAAGYFTAISLQSGDKAWAFYRAMFANRDQLVAEGEAFLKKTAEKLDVDMKRLSKDLHSKKVKTILTEDQEDAQKLGVEGTPYFLVNNMVVRGALPLDLFKDALDMALKNPAK; encoded by the coding sequence ATGCAGTGGTTAAAATCAACGGCGCTGGCCGCCGCCGTTACGGCGGCGCTGCTGTGCGGCCCGACGGCGGAAGCCGCGCCCCTCAGCGATGAAAATCTGGCCCAGGCGCTGGAAAAAATCTTTCAGGAGCGTCCGGACCTGGTGATGGACGTGCTGCGGCGCAACAGCGAATCTGTCCTGGACATTGCCCAGCAGGGCTCCAACCTCCGCCGCAAGCGGAGCATGGAGGCCCAGTGGGCCGAGGACATGAAAACTCCCAAGAGCGTGCGCACGGCCGACCGCCCGGTCCTGGGCCCCGCCAACGCCAAGGTGCGGATCGTGGCCTTTTCCGATTTTACCTGCCACTTCTGCCAGCAGGCTTCCCACACGCTGGATGCCCTGCTGCGCGAATACGGCAAGGACGTGAGCCTGGTCTTCAAAAACCTGCCCCTGGATGAAAAAGGGCCGGGCGCAGCCGCCGCGGGCTATTTTACGGCCATCTCCCTGCAGAGCGGGGATAAGGCCTGGGCCTTCTACCGGGCCATGTTCGCCAACCGCGATCAGCTGGTGGCGGAAGGCGAGGCCTTCCTGAAAAAGACCGCCGAAAAGCTGGACGTGGACATGAAGCGCCTCTCCAAAGATCTGCACAGCAAAAAGGTGAAAACCATCCTGACCGAAGATCAGGAAGACGCGCAAAAACTGGGCGTGGAAGGCACCCCGTATTTCCTGGTCAACAACATGGTCGTGCGTGGGGCACTGCCGCTGGATCTCTTCAAAGACGCCCTTGACATGGCCCTCAAAAACCCCGCCAAATAG
- the urtA gene encoding urea ABC transporter substrate-binding protein, with translation MVKKMLAMLALALTLCSAAGARAADTIKVGILHSLSGTMAISETTLKDAMLMLIDEQNKKGGLLGKKLEPVVVDPASNWPLFAEKARELLSKDKVAVVFGCWTSVSRKSVLPVFEELNGLLFYPVQYEGEESSRNVIYTGAAPNQQAIPAVDYLMNDLGVKRWVLAGTDYVFPRTANKILEAYLTSKGVKKEDILINYTPFGHSDWQSIVAEIKKFGSAGKKTAVVSTLNGDANVPFYKELANQGVSAADIPVMAFSVGEEELSGIDTKPLVGHLAAWNYFMSVDTPANKEFIKKWHAYIKDNKRVTNDPMEAHYIGFNLWVKAVEKAKSTDVNKVLKAIVGLETPNLTGGMAKVLPNHHLTKPVLIGEIQADGQFQVVWETPKVVPGDAWSDYLPGSKDLEADWTDPINCGNYNVKTKQCGGASK, from the coding sequence ATGGTTAAAAAAATGTTGGCAATGCTGGCGCTTGCCCTGACGCTCTGCAGCGCTGCCGGCGCGCGCGCCGCAGATACCATCAAGGTGGGCATTCTGCACTCGCTTTCCGGCACCATGGCCATCAGCGAAACCACGCTCAAGGACGCCATGCTCATGCTCATCGACGAGCAGAACAAAAAAGGCGGCCTGCTGGGCAAAAAGCTGGAGCCCGTGGTGGTGGACCCCGCCTCCAACTGGCCCCTGTTTGCAGAAAAAGCCCGCGAGCTGCTGAGCAAGGACAAAGTGGCCGTGGTTTTCGGCTGCTGGACCTCTGTTTCGCGCAAGTCCGTGCTGCCCGTGTTTGAGGAGCTCAACGGTCTGCTCTTCTACCCCGTGCAGTATGAGGGCGAGGAATCCTCGCGCAACGTCATCTACACGGGCGCCGCGCCCAACCAGCAGGCCATCCCCGCCGTGGATTATCTGATGAACGACCTCGGCGTGAAGCGCTGGGTGCTGGCCGGCACGGACTACGTCTTCCCCCGCACGGCCAACAAGATTCTGGAAGCCTACCTGACCTCCAAGGGCGTGAAGAAGGAAGACATCCTCATCAACTACACGCCCTTCGGTCATTCAGACTGGCAGTCCATCGTGGCGGAGATCAAAAAGTTCGGCAGCGCCGGCAAAAAGACGGCCGTGGTCTCCACCCTCAACGGCGACGCCAACGTGCCCTTCTATAAAGAGCTGGCCAACCAGGGCGTTTCCGCCGCGGACATTCCGGTCATGGCTTTCTCCGTGGGCGAGGAGGAGCTTTCGGGCATCGACACCAAACCCCTGGTGGGCCACCTGGCGGCCTGGAACTACTTCATGAGCGTGGACACGCCCGCCAACAAGGAATTTATCAAGAAGTGGCACGCCTACATCAAAGACAACAAGCGCGTGACCAACGACCCCATGGAAGCCCACTACATCGGCTTCAACCTCTGGGTCAAAGCCGTGGAGAAGGCCAAGAGCACGGACGTGAACAAGGTGCTTAAGGCCATCGTGGGGCTGGAAACCCCCAACCTCACCGGCGGCATGGCCAAGGTGCTGCCCAACCACCACCTCACCAAGCCCGTGTTGATCGGCGAAATCCAGGCCGACGGCCAGTTCCAGGTGGTCTGGGAAACGCCCAAGGTGGTGCCCGGCGACGCCTGGTCCGACTACCTGCCCGGTTCCAAAGACCTGGAGGCGGACTGGACCGACCCCATCAACTGCGGCAACTACAACGTGAAGACCAAACAGTGCGGCGGCGCTTCCAAGTAA
- the cutA gene encoding divalent-cation tolerance protein CutA translates to MSYLVYVTVPQKDAALRLARLLVERRLAAGANVLPGAFSVYRWQGKVREAEECLLLAQVSRAAFADVMALVRQEHPYQLPCVVALPLEDGLRPFLRWIDRNSRPLA, encoded by the coding sequence GTGTCCTATCTTGTCTATGTGACCGTACCGCAAAAGGATGCGGCCCTGCGCCTGGCCCGTTTGCTGGTGGAGCGCCGCCTGGCCGCCGGGGCCAACGTGCTGCCCGGCGCGTTCTCCGTATACCGCTGGCAGGGCAAAGTGCGGGAGGCCGAAGAGTGCCTGCTGCTGGCCCAGGTAAGCCGTGCGGCTTTTGCGGACGTTATGGCCCTTGTGCGCCAGGAGCACCCCTACCAGCTGCCGTGCGTGGTGGCCCTGCCCCTGGAAGACGGGCTCAGACCTTTTTTGCGCTGGATAGACCGCAACAGCAGGCCGTTGGCATAA
- a CDS encoding ParB/RepB/Spo0J family partition protein: MSGSGKGLGRGLDALFAGSAVQQESEGPVAEVALKDLHPNPHQPRRRFDADGLQELAASIRMQGIIQPLLVRPLPGGKGYQIVAGERRWRAAQLAGLERAPVYVRQMSEKEVMAAALIENLQREDLNPMEEAEALQALRQALDLTLEELAARLGRSRPSVSNALRLLQLSREARQDLEEGRLTAGHARCLLGVDAAEAAESLRCRIVEHNLTVREAEEAAAYWRGHNALPWDAAAPAPASAPAPRAARKKSQEIKVLQQNLCRSLGCRARISGDENAGRIALPYSSREELDALLLKLGLTPGQEGSDE; this comes from the coding sequence ATGAGCGGCAGCGGTAAAGGACTGGGACGGGGCCTGGACGCCCTTTTTGCCGGATCGGCGGTGCAGCAGGAAAGCGAGGGCCCCGTCGCGGAGGTGGCGCTCAAGGATCTGCACCCCAATCCGCACCAGCCCCGACGGCGGTTTGACGCCGACGGACTGCAGGAGCTGGCCGCGTCCATCCGGATGCAGGGCATTATTCAGCCTTTGCTGGTGCGGCCTTTGCCCGGCGGCAAGGGGTATCAGATTGTGGCTGGCGAACGGCGCTGGCGGGCCGCGCAGCTGGCCGGGCTGGAGCGCGCGCCCGTCTATGTGCGGCAGATGTCGGAAAAAGAGGTCATGGCCGCGGCGTTGATTGAAAATCTCCAGCGCGAAGACCTGAACCCCATGGAAGAGGCCGAGGCCTTGCAGGCCCTGCGCCAGGCGCTGGACCTGACCCTGGAGGAACTGGCCGCGCGCCTGGGCCGCAGCCGTCCTTCAGTGAGCAATGCCTTGCGCCTTCTGCAGCTGAGCCGGGAAGCGCGGCAGGATTTGGAGGAAGGACGCCTTACCGCCGGGCACGCCCGCTGCCTGCTGGGCGTGGATGCCGCGGAAGCCGCGGAAAGCCTGCGCTGTCGCATTGTGGAGCACAACCTCACCGTGCGCGAGGCCGAGGAAGCCGCAGCCTATTGGCGCGGGCACAACGCCCTGCCCTGGGATGCTGCAGCGCCAGCGCCCGCCAGCGCCCCGGCCCCCCGCGCAGCGCGCAAAAAAAGTCAAGAAATAAAGGTGTTGCAACAGAACCTTTGCCGCAGCCTGGGCTGCCGGGCCAGAATCAGCGGGGACGAAAACGCCGGGCGCATTGCCCTGCCCTACTCCAGCCGGGAAGAGCTGGACGCCCTGCTGCTGAAGCTGGGGCTGACGCCGGGGCAGGAAGGCAGCGACGAGTAA
- a CDS encoding response regulator yields MGTERILLVDDEPDVTRILTKRLGKRGYTCAAAGNGQEALDMMAKGAFELVVMDVKMPVLDGMAALQRIHSQWPRTKVILLSGHADMQLAVQAMSQGAFGYLMKPVDLDELIFKLEDAVTQSRLEGEAASPRGAKP; encoded by the coding sequence ATGGGGACCGAACGCATCTTACTGGTTGATGACGAACCCGACGTGACCCGCATCCTGACCAAGCGCCTGGGCAAGCGGGGCTATACCTGCGCAGCGGCGGGCAATGGCCAGGAAGCCCTGGATATGATGGCCAAGGGGGCTTTTGAACTGGTGGTCATGGATGTAAAAATGCCCGTGCTGGACGGCATGGCCGCACTCCAGCGCATTCACAGCCAATGGCCGCGGACTAAAGTCATCCTGCTTTCAGGGCACGCAGACATGCAACTGGCCGTGCAGGCCATGAGCCAAGGGGCATTCGGCTATCTTATGAAACCCGTGGATCTGGACGAACTGATCTTCAAGCTGGAGGACGCCGTTACCCAAAGCCGCCTTGAAGGCGAGGCCGCCAGCCCGAGGGGCGCAAAGCCCTGA
- a CDS encoding ParA family protein, which yields MARIISIANQKGGVGKTTTAINLSAALAVMEKKVLLVDCDPQANSTSGLGLQQENLHGDLYGTFYEPEKVRYSIAKTRSPFLDILPASTNLVAVELELVDKMAREFFLDECLKPLHQEYDYILLDCPPSLGLLTLNALCAGRELLIPLQCEFFALEGIVKLLQTFEQVKKRLNPDLRLLGVVLTMYDTRNRLTREVKNEVRRCFPDHLFETVIPRNVRLSEAPSHGKSIIHYDIKSKGAEAYLGLAKEVVLRRPAAQNPVLQ from the coding sequence ATGGCGCGCATTATTTCCATCGCCAACCAAAAAGGCGGCGTGGGTAAAACTACCACGGCCATCAATCTCTCCGCGGCCCTGGCTGTCATGGAAAAAAAGGTGCTGCTGGTGGATTGCGACCCCCAGGCCAACAGCACCAGCGGTCTGGGCCTGCAGCAGGAAAATCTGCACGGCGACCTCTACGGCACCTTTTATGAGCCGGAAAAGGTGCGCTACAGCATTGCCAAGACCCGCTCGCCTTTTCTGGACATCCTGCCCGCCAGCACCAATCTTGTGGCTGTGGAGCTGGAGTTGGTGGACAAAATGGCGCGGGAATTTTTTTTGGACGAGTGCCTGAAGCCCCTGCACCAGGAGTATGACTATATTCTTCTGGACTGCCCGCCTTCGCTGGGCCTGCTCACCCTCAATGCGCTCTGCGCCGGACGGGAGCTGCTCATCCCCTTGCAGTGCGAATTTTTTGCCTTGGAAGGAATTGTCAAGCTGCTGCAAACCTTTGAGCAGGTTAAAAAGCGTCTGAATCCCGATCTGCGCCTGCTGGGCGTGGTGCTCACCATGTACGATACGCGCAACCGCCTGACCCGCGAAGTGAAGAACGAAGTGCGGCGGTGTTTCCCCGACCATTTGTTTGAGACGGTCATTCCGCGCAACGTGCGCCTTTCGGAGGCCCCCAGCCACGGCAAATCCATTATCCACTATGATATTAAGTCTAAAGGGGCGGAAGCATACCTGGGGCTGGCCAAGGAAGTCGTGCTGCGTCGCCCTGCTGCGCAAAATCCTGTTCTGCAGTAA
- the urtB gene encoding urea ABC transporter permease subunit UrtB produces the protein MRAVLFFLFLTLCGLPLAMPPSALAADAEAGAAASTPVAAPAPHLSPAAAALPPDLVRALTSPKVMDRDKALDLLGALPLDLQDRLLRALLHGRLLAAPESGELFVAEGEAARPLLAPEAAPRPAEGLRRVGTSNRQRQRMTDLLNARSLTSPDVQRRRAAAAALMENAVPPLKAPALQALLAAEKDAPTRASLEAALALLTAADQAAAPADLLRAVAALDASGAPTAINALGSLAEHADPAVAKAAQEALYGQRVAAQWGGFFEMLFFGLSLGSILVLAAIGLAITFGVMGVINMAHGEFIMLGAYTAWGMQQLLPGSPGLALLLAVPAALLVSGGMGVLLERTVIRFLYGRPLETLLATFGVSLVLQQAVRSVFSPLNRAVQTPDFMSGVWQLTPHFALTCNRVYIMFFCLGVFACIHAAMHRTRLGLEVRAVSQNRPIARCMGVRAARVDALTFGLGSGVAGMAGVALSQVSNVGPNLGQGYIIDSFMVVVFGGVGNLWGTLTGGLALGVANKFLEPASGAMLSKIIILVCLILFIQKRPRGLFPQKGRAVEA, from the coding sequence ATGCGCGCGGTGCTGTTCTTCCTTTTTCTCACCCTGTGCGGTCTGCCCCTGGCCATGCCGCCGTCCGCCCTGGCGGCGGACGCGGAGGCCGGAGCCGCGGCGTCGACTCCCGTCGCGGCTCCGGCGCCGCACCTCTCCCCCGCTGCCGCCGCCCTGCCGCCGGACCTGGTCCGCGCTCTGACGAGCCCCAAGGTCATGGACCGCGACAAGGCGCTGGATCTGCTGGGCGCGCTGCCCCTGGACCTGCAGGACCGCCTGCTGCGCGCCCTGCTCCACGGCCGCCTGCTGGCGGCGCCGGAAAGCGGCGAGCTTTTTGTGGCCGAGGGCGAGGCCGCCCGGCCCCTGCTCGCGCCGGAAGCCGCCCCCCGCCCCGCTGAGGGCCTGCGCCGCGTGGGCACCAGCAACCGCCAGCGCCAGCGCATGACGGATCTGCTCAACGCCCGGTCCCTCACCTCGCCCGACGTGCAGCGCCGCCGCGCGGCCGCGGCCGCGCTGATGGAAAACGCCGTCCCGCCCCTCAAGGCCCCGGCCCTGCAGGCCCTGCTGGCCGCAGAAAAAGACGCGCCCACCCGCGCCAGCCTGGAGGCCGCCCTGGCCCTGCTGACGGCGGCGGATCAAGCCGCCGCACCCGCCGATCTGCTCCGGGCCGTGGCGGCCCTGGATGCCAGCGGCGCGCCCACGGCGATCAACGCGCTCGGCAGCCTGGCGGAACATGCGGACCCGGCCGTGGCCAAGGCGGCGCAGGAGGCCCTCTACGGCCAGCGCGTGGCCGCCCAGTGGGGCGGATTTTTTGAAATGCTCTTCTTCGGCCTGAGCCTGGGCTCCATTCTGGTGCTGGCGGCCATTGGCCTGGCCATCACCTTTGGCGTCATGGGCGTCATCAATATGGCCCACGGCGAGTTCATCATGCTGGGGGCCTACACGGCCTGGGGCATGCAGCAGCTCCTGCCGGGCAGCCCCGGCCTGGCCCTGCTGCTGGCCGTGCCCGCGGCCCTGCTGGTCAGCGGGGGCATGGGCGTGCTGCTGGAGCGCACGGTCATCCGCTTCCTCTACGGGCGCCCCCTGGAAACCCTGCTGGCCACCTTCGGCGTGAGCCTGGTGTTGCAGCAGGCCGTGCGCAGCGTGTTTTCGCCCCTCAACCGGGCGGTGCAGACTCCGGACTTCATGAGCGGCGTGTGGCAGCTTACCCCGCACTTTGCCCTGACCTGCAACCGGGTCTATATCATGTTCTTCTGCCTGGGCGTTTTTGCCTGCATCCACGCGGCTATGCACCGCACCCGGCTGGGGCTGGAAGTGCGCGCTGTTTCGCAGAACCGGCCCATCGCCCGCTGCATGGGCGTGCGCGCCGCGCGGGTGGATGCCCTGACCTTCGGCCTGGGTTCCGGCGTGGCCGGCATGGCTGGCGTGGCCCTGAGCCAGGTTTCCAATGTGGGCCCCAATCTGGGGCAGGGCTACATCATCGATTCCTTCATGGTGGTGGTCTTCGGCGGGGTGGGCAACCTCTGGGGCACGCTGACGGGGGGCCTGGCCCTGGGCGTGGCCAACAAATTCCTGGAACCTGCGAGCGGGGCCATGCTCTCCAAAATTATCATCCTGGTCTGTCTTATCCTGTTCATCCAGAAGCGGCCGCGCGGGCTCTTCCCGCAGAAGGGCCGGGCGGTGGAGGCCTGA
- a CDS encoding chemotaxis protein — MSQNSLLNVSNNELEIIEFLIDEKQPDGSAYSGHYGINVAKVLEIIRLPSITSVPSKHDPSVLGTFNLRGKVLPLLDLAAWLGKEMATRENAKVIVTEFSGVQAAFLVSSVTSIHRMTWDRIEPPNRYVQNYSRESITGVLRIQDRVLFILDMEKILANLDSSLDMSKVELDSSPVEGAGQFHLLVADDSSSLRHIIRSSLEKSGFQVTAVGSGREAWEFLQKTQAEAQAQGKELTDLVHLVVSDIEMPEMDGHMLTAKIKEAPGMHNLPVILFSSLITEALYAKGVKVGADKQVSKPDLPGLSTIIRELIAQKLHK; from the coding sequence ATGTCGCAGAACAGCTTGCTCAACGTCAGCAACAACGAACTGGAAATCATAGAATTCCTCATTGACGAAAAGCAGCCCGACGGCAGCGCCTACAGCGGGCACTACGGCATCAATGTGGCCAAGGTGCTGGAGATTATCCGCCTGCCCAGCATCACCAGCGTGCCCAGCAAGCACGATCCTTCCGTGCTGGGCACCTTTAACCTGCGGGGCAAGGTGCTGCCCCTGCTGGACCTTGCCGCCTGGCTGGGCAAGGAAATGGCCACGCGAGAAAACGCCAAGGTCATTGTTACGGAGTTCAGCGGGGTGCAGGCGGCCTTCCTGGTCTCTTCCGTCACCAGCATCCACCGCATGACCTGGGACCGCATTGAGCCGCCCAACCGCTATGTGCAGAACTACTCGCGCGAAAGCATCACCGGCGTGCTGCGCATCCAGGACCGCGTGCTCTTTATTCTGGATATGGAAAAGATCCTGGCCAATCTGGACAGCAGCCTGGACATGTCCAAGGTGGAGCTGGACAGCAGCCCCGTGGAAGGGGCCGGGCAGTTCCATCTGCTGGTGGCGGACGACTCCAGCTCCCTCCGGCACATCATCCGTTCCTCGCTGGAAAAATCCGGCTTTCAGGTCACGGCTGTGGGCAGCGGCCGCGAGGCCTGGGAATTTCTGCAGAAAACCCAGGCCGAGGCTCAGGCGCAGGGCAAGGAGCTTACCGACCTGGTCCACCTGGTGGTCTCGGACATAGAAATGCCCGAAATGGACGGGCACATGCTTACGGCCAAAATCAAGGAAGCCCCGGGCATGCACAACCTGCCGGTTATTCTGTTCTCGTCCCTCATCACTGAGGCCCTCTACGCCAAGGGGGTCAAGGTGGGGGCGGACAAGCAGGTCTCCAAGCCCGATCTGCCCGGCCTCAGCACCATCATCCGCGAGCTCATCGCCCAGAAGCTGCACAAATAG